Proteins encoded by one window of Paenibacillus sp. DCT19:
- a CDS encoding spore coat protein: MNQNQINPTNHVNPGFIPQLNHGGHEMFDMHEILSCAINVLDQYMIFRTFVVDTALLDILDRQYNFMLSQYNLTAECFATGQKPSQETATYMIPNMTPPVYGLRPSAPKKPNQSLADVKDAGISGHMLGLIKSHASLLAMSSPEITNPTVRRVVASQVQHFVEMAYEIFMYQNQHAYYQVPQLNANDTQQMLKAYVPATGAPQLPRSNNAPLQ; this comes from the coding sequence ATGAATCAAAATCAAATCAATCCAACAAATCATGTTAACCCAGGGTTTATCCCTCAATTGAACCACGGCGGACATGAGATGTTCGATATGCATGAAATATTAAGTTGTGCAATTAATGTATTGGACCAGTACATGATTTTTAGAACTTTTGTAGTGGATACAGCTTTGCTCGATATTTTGGATCGCCAATACAACTTTATGTTGTCGCAGTACAACTTGACTGCAGAATGTTTTGCTACAGGACAGAAGCCATCTCAGGAGACTGCTACGTATATGATTCCGAATATGACTCCACCAGTGTATGGACTTAGGCCATCTGCACCGAAGAAACCCAATCAGTCCCTTGCCGATGTGAAGGATGCTGGAATTAGCGGTCATATGTTAGGTCTAATTAAATCTCATGCATCATTACTGGCAATGTCTTCCCCTGAGATAACAAACCCAACTGTACGGCGCGTAGTCGCTTCACAGGTTCAACATTTTGTTGAGATGGCTTACGAGATTTTTATGTATCAAAATCAACATGCTTACTATCAGGTGCCGCAGCTTAATGCAAACGATACACAACAGATGCTTAAAGCTTATGTTCCCGCAACCGGGGCTCCACAGTTGCCTCGAAGCAACAACGCACCACTCCAATAA
- a CDS encoding sigma-70 family RNA polymerase sigma factor produces the protein MNSKPLPNEPELSSLEVGELYTRYKSYAFAVAYRMLGSVVEAEDIVQDCFTGLQSQPSTVIHNPKSYIAKLVVNRSLNVLNSARNQREHYIGEWLPEPLSDRETGLEMEVEQKEMISYAYLVMLECLSPTERAVFVLREAFQYDYQTIADWLGKSESNCRQIFSRAKRNLPDDLSSVPRAQTTNKAHEQMLERFTTAFLNYDVNAMMEMLAEEPVFTADGGGRVHTVMRSMKVYKGVLALLTSRKVLTRLRSRQWVSTPINGELQLALLDDGQVTEVLCLEFDSTGERIRGVYLMVNPEKLGSIFVNI, from the coding sequence ATGAATTCCAAACCACTCCCCAATGAACCAGAATTGTCTTCTCTGGAAGTTGGTGAACTATATACTCGTTACAAATCTTATGCATTCGCCGTCGCCTATCGCATGCTTGGAAGTGTTGTTGAGGCGGAAGACATTGTGCAGGACTGTTTCACTGGTCTTCAAAGTCAACCTTCCACGGTGATTCATAACCCTAAGTCGTATATTGCTAAACTCGTGGTGAACCGGAGTTTGAATGTGCTCAACTCTGCCCGTAATCAACGCGAACATTATATCGGAGAATGGTTGCCTGAACCACTTTCGGATCGGGAAACTGGCTTAGAAATGGAAGTGGAGCAGAAAGAGATGATCTCATACGCATACCTCGTTATGTTAGAATGTCTCTCGCCAACAGAGCGCGCGGTCTTTGTTCTGCGTGAGGCATTTCAGTATGACTATCAGACGATTGCAGATTGGCTTGGAAAAAGTGAAAGTAACTGCCGGCAGATTTTCAGCCGTGCGAAGCGGAATTTACCAGATGATTTATCCTCTGTGCCACGAGCACAGACGACGAATAAGGCTCATGAGCAGATGCTGGAGCGTTTCACTACCGCTTTTCTGAATTATGATGTCAATGCAATGATGGAAATGTTGGCTGAAGAGCCTGTGTTTACTGCCGATGGCGGTGGACGTGTGCATACAGTCATGAGATCAATGAAGGTGTACAAAGGTGTATTAGCACTACTTACTTCACGCAAAGTGCTAACTCGCTTACGATCACGGCAATGGGTTTCCACACCAATTAATGGAGAGCTTCAGTTAGCTTTACTGGACGATGGACAAGTAACCGAGGTTCTGTGTCTGGAGTTCGACTCGACTGGAGAACGGATTCGGGGCGTGTACCTGATGGTGAATCCGGAGAAACTGGGATCGATTTTTGTGAACATATGA